The window TCCCTTAATGCTAAGCATCGAAATGTCCAATACCAGGGCTCATGCAGTCTTGATATCTGTAAGAATCTTTCTCCATGACATTCCTTTATTCCTCCCATTATGGAATTAAGAATGTTTGTCCCTAGTAATACTGGAACCTTCTGGTGATAATCTGTATCATTAACTACCaggaataaacatgtatactgtCTGTCATCTCCTAATCCTTCTGATATGACATCTAGCTCTATCGCACCTTTATAAGGTAAATTTCTGCCATCAGCACATTTCAACTCAAATAAATCTCTGATATCTTGAATTTCTACATCTTGCaaattttgttcataaaaaGATTCACAAATAGTGGAAACTGTTGATCCTGTATCTAACAATGCTGCTGTAGGTATTCCATTTATTCTTATCGTTACTTCTGTGTTATCTCCAATAATTCCTGGAACTTGACGCTGTCTATCAGTACAACCTAGCGTCCGCGTCTCGAAGCAGGTTGCTGTGAGTTTAAATCTCTTTTGTGGTCCAAGCGAACACGACAGCCATATTGTATATGTCCAACTTGTCCACATCTATAACAAACAACTTCTCCCTCATTTCTTCTCTCTTGTGGGTAATATTTTCCTCTGTTTCTATAATTTCCTTGATATTGTTGATCCTGAAAATATCCTCCTTGACCTTGAAATCTTGAATTATGTGGTTTCTCAGTTTGATATTTCTGACGTACAACATCAATATCTTCTTTCATCTGATTCACTTTAGTGTCCATCTTTTGAATCATTGCTTTCAATTCATCCATCTTTGAATCACTGGTAACAGTCTGTTGGATAGTGGCTTTCTTACTGGCATCTTTATGTCTGATCTTATCTTGTTCTACCTTCCTAATCGCCTTTCTTAATTCATCAAAGTCAATGCACTCTTTAAATATATGGCCAGTTATGTCCTTTAGGCTTTCTGCAAGGCCATTCCAGAACATGTTTCGTAACATCTGATCTGTATTTGTTGGAACAATTTCACCATTTTGTATCACCTTATTTAACAGATCCTCTAATCGACAGCTCCATTCTGAAAcatcttcattttctttttgagatgCACTGTAAAACTGGGACAAAAGATTCTCATTGTCATCAACAATTCCATAGACGCTGTCAAATCTCTGCAAAATTTCATCAATGGATGCTTCTGTTCCGAGTCGCATCAGGACTCTTGCTGCATTTCCTCGAAGTGATCTTCTGATGCTCTGCAGAACTGCTGATGTCTTAACGCCATCTCTAATCAAACACTCAACTTCATAACGCCACAAATCATATGATGTTTCGCCTTTCTTATCTCCAGAAAAGAATGGCAGTTTCGGAGTGTTAGTGGTATATGATGTTGTTTCTTTTGGACTACTTGATGCATCATTATCCTGAGGCATGTCCATCTGCAATGTCCTTGGTGCCGCCCAATTAGCATAACTAATCAACCAGGATTTAAGTTCTTCTCCAGATTTTAGTTTTGGTTTTACTCCAAGTTCCTTGAAAGATTTAGCTAACTTTTGCAGTTCCTCCTGTGTAAGGTCCTCTTCTGACATGATGATTAAACACCTTATATGACTGAACTAACAACTTAATAAGTTTCTATTCTAATTAAATTCTAAGCCGATAACCCTGAATAATCTGATAAATTAACTTAATTGGATAAATAAACTAAGTTTCTAAAATAAactctgaaaaagaaaaaaatgtataaactaaTTAACTGCTAAATAACTTAATTAGACCAATTAATAATTCTATACTAattaatttaaagttaagaGCAATAAGTCAAATTCAATCAATAagttctgaaaaaaatttaactaaatttaaGTAAGTTTTAACTAAATAACTAAGTTCTAAATAAATAACTAAGTTATCTAAGTACTGATTACTAATAATTACCCAATAATAAATCCtaatatgtaaaaaaacaaaagcgGAATGAAATAGACACGAAATAGAAGAAACCGACACGAGttgattaatataaagaaaCCGACGCGTTTACTTAAATATTGAAGTCAAATAATCTGAAtatcaaaacacaaaatataccCAATAGATTTGTAAATATCTTACACCAATTGCATGTATACTTTACTCCTTACTCCATGATAGGCATAATTACCTTCGATGAAGTCAGACAGACAAACTCAATGAACTGATAATGTGAAATAAACCGTTACTCTATAATACTCTAATAATCAATGATAAATGAGAGAGCTGAAATGAAGTGCAATGTTAGTAAACACTCTTTTCACACAGGGTATAGGGAGTAATACCAAGTTTAAGCTGCTGTAAAACAAGATATACTATTTATTGTGATATATTCAAATCAACCTGATTAATTCTTATCTGAAGAAGACGAACAGACCAGCCAGAACTTCAATACCAATGACTGATTATCAAATAAACACCAGACTTGCACCAAGAATTGTCAACTTTGTTTTCACCGGATGTTATTACAAAGTGTCAAGGTCGAATGTCAAAGTatgatatttgtaaaaattaagatttcGGATATTTCCGGATTTTAGTTTAAGCaaagtttttataaatttttgctCTTTCGTACGTCTTTcttgctttgtttacaattgattatatattaaatgactaaaaaaaaatatatagtggCCAAAGAAATTGagaaaatatgacaaaaaaatacaCAAGTTTGGAATTGACCTACTAAAGTAGACAACAGCTGATCGCAATCACGTGATATATATCAACGTTTCAACATACAACTAGTTTGTGGTGCGCAATAGAAATTTCTTAccaattaatgatttaaattccTTATGAACATGTACACAACATATACATTTCACAACACATTTACAAAGATTTCACAAAACACAAGACACAACACACACGAGGACGAGAATAGTAACACACGTGGATCTCCTCGAATAAACACTTCCGGTAGATGACGTCACCAAAGTGCGGGAAACTCCACGGATTGTTTTGGCGGGTCTTCGTCGGCCTATACTTTCTCGTCTGGAATTCCGTCCTTGCACGGGAATGGGCGTGCGGGGGACGTCCACCAGATTGCCGTTGATCCTAAACCACGTTGGGCGCCATTTTTGTAACCGTTCTTGGacgaataaaacaaaacaccaaGACGATTGTAGGGTTCTATATTATATATTCTGAGCGTTACGTCGCATTAATCGTTTCACcctaaaacaatacataaaacatataaGCACACCACTATAACAACACAAACATTATAGACATCacaaacatgtataacatacaTTTACTTATAGGTCAATTATATCGCTTTACATTTAATCGCAATACACGATAAATCtgaattttatgttaaataatatttccaACTCTTAGAAACATCACTCTAATATATAGATTATATGAAAACTATTTACAATAATGAATTTCAACAGATAGTTACCAATTTATGGAACTAGGTGCACGACACTGCATATATACGTAGTATCAATCAGCGGATCAGGCTCATTATATGACTTGacctatttataatttatacaatatatataagatCTTGTCTactatacaattaaatatataagaCATATACTGCTCACCGATATTTACCAGGTCCAGCACAATCTCTTTATTAAGCTATATAGCTTTATCTAGCTATATAGCTTGATAAAGCTATTAAGAATAGCTTGATCAAGCTATTTGATGtgtgaaaatttgaaataaaattattaaaaataaaaacgagAGAGTCGCATTATGAGTACTTGTCAACAAGTTCATCCGTGCGTAAGAAATACTCACACACTGAAATAAAGGTATAAAAGCGATGCGTGTGGGGCGCTCaacttattgaaattttaaacaatatccGGGGGAAGTGTAAATATTCACAGATTGCAGAAAAACAAGAAGATCGCATAATGgtaagtagaaatattttttctatatgaCGTAACAGATTATTGAGCACCGATATTGAAAAGGTCCATCATTGCCTTCATAAATTTTTTAGccatttataaatgtatatattgtacAAAACCATAAGAAACTGTCACCAAAAGTACCAGTTTATAGGTATAAAATCCATGACAACACTCACAATTTGAAGTACATGTGCCTTGCAAGCCCTAGTCTCCATATACAGGAAATGCACAGTGAATACTAAAGTGTTGGTACAGAAACAACCAAATCTTCATCTTCCGGATCAGAATCTATGGAAGAACACTAGTATTAAAATTACTGTCTTTGTAACCCTTTAggtttttcaaataatttttctattaaagAAGGCAAGGGATTTAATATGTATTATATTGAAGTAAGATAAGAAAATATCTATTTATATTccataatttcattaaaataactaTACTTTTGCaataaccccctccccccaattttcttaatttttatttactatattAAAACGTAATTAAATGAAAGTATAATACAAGCGGTTATAATATGAAATAGAATGCTAAGGTAAATCCGGGAAAGAACAACAAAGGCCAAAAGAAGAGGGGCACAGTCAGAAGTGGGCCCGCGTGCAATACCTTCATAGAAGACGCCAAAAAACGACATGACTCGGTGTACAAGAGAAAAAATACACTGTTGAAAAAGGtatgaatatattatatacCTTCGTCCTTCATAACGTCTAGCAAACTTTCTACAACTTCAAGTAATTCTTTGTAGaaatttatatacaatttttttccaccATTCTTTATATGTCGTTGCCATTGTACACTCCTGTCTTCtccttttttaagaaaaaaaaaaaatacagcaatACATGCTTCTGCTTATCAGTATttgaaatatgcaaaaaaatattaaatatgcaTACCAGCTTCAAAATCCAAATCAAGTAGCTTATCAATTTGTTCTTCAATCTTGGCAGCTATTTCAGGTTTTGTTCTACTCTCGATGGAATGAAACTGTGTGCGTTcaaaagttgtaaaaaaaataggCTCTTGAGAAAGGGATAGTTTCACTGAATTATTGTTGGATACTTCTTGAATATAATGTTGTCggttgtttttacatttttgagagAAATTTATGAGTTCTTTATCTAGCGATTTGTTGGACAGAGAGGTATGGTCGTTGGAGGAGAAAGGGTTGGAAAGATATTCAGCTCTTCTCAATTCCGCACGCCACTGAAATATTTCAGTCTCAAGATTGGTGTGGAAAATGGAGTTGTCACTGGAGTCTCTTATGTTTAATTGGGATTTCATGTTCTTCTTTATCTATAATGAAAtgccttatatatatatatttatcatttaacaggCTAAAGAACTGCATCTTACAAGTAAAAGtgaaataataattattgtgaaaaCACCATCTGGGAAAATGTCCACGTATGCCACACCTTTCTTTGAAGATGTTAGTATATTATGgaatacataattttaaattaacgggttattttgttatttaaagatGTAGTTCAATtaattcccccccccctttttttttatttaataacacGCATTCACTATACATTTCAGCATATGCAGCGATTCATACATTCTCCCCCCTCTAACGTTCTCAGCGCACCGCCCTGTGTTGTTACAACAACGTCGATATCCTCCTCTTCCTCTGTGACTACAAATTGCTCATCTTCAAACTCTACTGAACTTATCTCCAACCCAAACCGTTCTTCTCCGTCTACACCTCCTATACTATCTTTAAATGCACCCTCCCCACAACCTTCTTCTTCTGCCTCTCCCCCTCCTTCGTTTCCATCTCCTCAACCTACTCTTGTACCCCCTATCACTAACTCTAAATTGGGAGAAAAGAAAAAGACAGCAGATGGATGTCAGCCGTCAAAGAAGAGAAAGACTGTAGCATACAGGAACAAATCCACCCAAACGGAAACAATAAGTAATAAAGTTCCGGAAACGTGCAATGTGTGTTTGACCACACAGGAACGTGGACAATGGGTTGGGTGTGACCGTACCCGATGTGGATATTGGGTCCACGATGAATGCATGGGGTTTTATTTCTCCTCTAAAACTGTtgttaaaaaaactaaatttctATGTCCCATGCACAGATAAACAAAACAACTgttatatatgtaataaaattctgtgcattatatatttgatatacttttttttaattactttttattataaaattattgatgGAAAATACTTGCATCTTCTAGGGTATCCAGATTTCTACAACATTGCATCCAGTGTTTTTCCTTTGGCGCTCCGCTGGGAAGCCAACTTTTGGCCTGTCTATTTTTTGCCTCCAATATAAAATCGCAGCCCTCTCCTTTGCTTACATTTCCAGattctaaatatttattttatgtatgttaaaCGTCGTTCTCTGAAACTCAGTTGTACGTACATGTATCCATGGTATTTGATATACAGAAGTTAAAGATAACTATGTTTAATTAACTGTATAGATTAAAAGATTATTTAAGTGCGTCATATAGCATTAGTGTGCAGCTAATTGAGGTGAGAATTTGCTCTTCTTACGAGAGAAGGACTCGTGCTCCTGGATGAATTGAAGAATTTCAGCTGGTGCACAGACTCTCATGATAATGTCTAATAATTCAATCTGTTGATAGTTGGTTTTGGATACGCCAAAGTAAAGGGAAGAAAACTTCAGCCTGGACGCCATAATGACGTTACTGTTATTACGTCTTATCCCCGCTCGAAACAAATACACTGCTAGGACGTAAGTAAATATGGACTCCAGCAAGAACCTGCATTACATGTACGTAAACTAAGCATTAgtatgaaattttaatatatgtatactatatatctgtaatttttattcgctcaaatttattcatttacatgtagttggGATCCTTTACTTCTTTACACCAGGCGAAAAACCCTTTCCCTGAAGGGTCCATTTCCCGTTCGGAGCAATGAAACATGTAAGGAAATAACAGTTCATCTCCTATGAATAAGGAATACAAAAATGTATAGATgtatttaaaagttgtaaacatTGGTGTAatttataaaagtaaatattactTCTTTTCACAGACCTGTTCCAAAAAGGAGAATCTCAATGAACTGCATGGCTTTATGGTGATCATTTGCATCTAAGCAGGCCTGGAGTGCTTTTGGCGATCTGTAGCCTAAGAGTTTGGCCAAATCTAACCCTATGATTTGCCACAAGAGCTTAATGACAgctgtaatatatatatatatatatatatatatatatatatatatatatatatatatatatatatatatatatatatatatatatatatatatatatatatatatatatatatataaaattcattaaattttataacacCTATATTGCAATACCTTTGCACATATTTATTTCTACATGTCCAAGGCCAGGTTGGAGGAGTAGATCTTGAAGATCAGGGTTATCACGAATGATGCGATGAGAGAGAAGGAAAGGAAGCCCATCACAACCTACTATACTCCACTGTCTATGATCTGGAATCCCAGCTGtgcatttcaaattttctaaaacaaCTTTCACAGATTTGAATGAGCAAGGATTGACAGATATGGGATTTCCCATTTGAATTATCGGAGAACTTGTATGGGATTCTGCTATAAAAGAATAAGCATCAACTTGGCATCTGGAATTATGTGAAAATTTCTTCTTCTTGGTTTTTAAAAGATCTGAAATGATGTCTTCTGTACAATTAAGTCCTGGATGTTGCTGTtgtaacaaaacatttatcCTGTTTTCGATAAAATTTTCTCGAAgtgatgtaaacaaattttcataaaaatttatgaattcTACAATAGAAGTGTATTTTTCTGTAATGTTAATATTGTAAAACCAGTGTCGTggagaaaatttatttaaaagttgtaaatCTGTCGTCGGAGAAGGGAAGAAGTGCACAACAGTAGTGACATAGCTTAGAATAGCTTTGGCGTCATACCGTACCCTCCAGTTCCGTGCTAAAACttgattattatcaaaatagGTGATAACATCATGCTGAAATGGAATGGTTATTGGAGTGGCTGCATGTTCTTCTATCCATTTAAGAACAGAAGTGTAACTTCCAGCGGGATGAGCACTCGAGTACATATTGCACACTGTTTTGCTGTTTGACATATAATATGTTAAAAGATTGAGACTAAATGAAAATGGCATTATGATGTTCGAAGAAATAAGAGAGTACAAATGTTCAATAGCAAAAACAATCTTAGTTTTCTCTGATGATGACAAATCGGACATCTGTTTTCCACACAAAGACAGCAAGAACGAAGACATGACTTTGTTTCTGTCAGCAATCCACGTATCAATAGTGgcacatgttaaaaaatcaacatttttgtattgactaaatacattatcattaaaATCATCTTTCATCTTTCTTGTTTCTCTACTGCCAATGGCTTCCGCAattttaatcacattttcaTCGGAGATATTGTTTGTCTTAATCAAATCAATGACTTGTTCAACAAGTTTGTCTTCAATGTCTTTTTCATtggaaatgaaatttttttcacTGTATGTAGCACATGCTGTACATAAAAACACCGACCTTTTAGAGAGATGGCCATTTTCGACAAGAGCTCCAACAACcgatgttttgaattttttgctCGATAGTCTATAAATTCTAAATGGCTCATCTTTTGAAAAGATTGCATGTTGTTTGCAGCTACAAACTGGCATTGTTATCctgaaagaaagaaatattcTGTACTAACACCcgcacaccccccccccccccccccgcctggattaaaataatttctgtcttaaatatacattaagatattgttttctattattattTCATTCCCTTATAAAAACTGTAACAGAATTCTTCTATTTTAGAATACTATTATAACTTTTATATTCACGATccatttatatattattaatcgCAATGCGTTTCCATACTTTGTAAGAAGATGACGGATAAATTACCGTTATTCTGGTTTCTTCTGTAACTACGTTGCAGACAGCATATCCGGTGTGTAGTGCACAGGAGTGAATTGCTTTACTGAACATCCAGTAGGTAAGTTTATATTAACTTTTTCACTTAAACACTTAAATAAGGGAATATCCAACCGTTCATTGTCAACAACAACAATTTCAATAAGTTGAGCGCCCCACACGCATCGCTTTTATACCTTTATTTCAGTGTGTGAGTATTTCTTACGCACGGATGAACTTGTTGACAAGTACTCATAATGCGACTCTctcgtttttatttttaataattttatttcaaattttcacaCATCAAATAGCTTGATCAAGCTATTCTTAATAGCTTTATCAAGCTATATAGCTAGATAAAGCTATATAGCTTAATAAAGAGATTGTGCTGGACCTGTTTACATTGTACTGTATTCAAAACGTTCACTCTACACAATCATACTTATATATTaactttacttatttattttaatctagtttagaattgtatttatttaaagaattatgttttaaaagaataactTACAGGTCTGAGTCTGTATGCTTTGTCTCAGTCTGAAACACACCTGTCTGGCTAGAAGTCTTGGTTGCAATTAAAGAATTACAGAACCAGAATACAAAAGAATATCTCCCGCCAAACTCTATCAGTAGTGaccaatactgaccaatcacaaaccgtaaatataaaaatacctatcttcaaatggaATAATCCAAACCACTGAAATAAATAACCTAAACAGGCTATACCATTATTTATAATAGGGGTGTTTAAGTTTACACACTTGTTAGTATTAGTGCAGCGCAAAGAGTGAAAGATGGAAAaagtgaatgaatgaataactaaataatgctaaaaataaaactaagtcAAACTATCACAGTTATGATATATACAGCCaaaccccctacccagagagagagagagagagagagagagagagagagagagagagcccggtacctgtttgtaggtgtgtaatttcccacttttatttaatggtatgactatatgcaatatctacataattttcttacctgtttattttttctttttattcctttttatgaagttcaaaatgtcctattgtttatttcctccctactcatatacttacctgcctactgcacggtacatgcatgcacaattactttaaaaatggatcgacatgacagtaaagtatggcccttgctagtttatatatatataaaatctctatattaaaaaaagattaaaaacaaatcatatgtcaatgaggcaggtatcgcagactatactgaaatagccagtacactcattacagatgtttgatccacctctaaatttttcgcgggaaatatagcgcgagtgcactgtgacgtcatccatgactttgttcgtctttgattacgtttctcgactcaatacgaaggtatggaagcatgtatcaaatcttttgagtctcgccaaagcatatgccgtactcaaaacgtgtcttcaaactttaagtcaccgtaaattacgagttaaaagtcggccatttttggcatagcaccacgggtgtaaacattagagagcattatgggacgtagacaaaaaattttgtttgatgaactgtataggtttagctcgttctttttcccgcgcacactggttcttagagctcgcttcgctagccggcgctgcgcgccggcgagctgcgctcgctattaacgAAAATTATCAACGAgacaactatcgaacaatagAAAAAAACAACCTCTCATAATAAATGATGGATAAAAGCAGTGGATTTGGGATTTTACTGTCTGATTTTTTAACTTTGGGACTACGATAAGCCGATATGGGGGATAGGCCGAATCTCGCGCATcggtgaaaaaaaataccggcgtatgccccgaaaaatacggtatttggactagaatgaaatatattctttatcaaataccaccctttaaactgaggggtaaaaatattagggtgcagctcatggaatgagagtttaatttgcttcaaaacaaacatcagtgcagacaaaggtgttcattaatctcgatatgacagatagagataagcctctaaattttctgcagcaggcaagataattaatcccaggggattaattgttctgctctctcatccttttcttctatatttacaataagaatttttttttcagaaatgacagaatggggtaaTATCTGATtgcctgttaaaattaacagcattaaggcagaaaaaaataaaataaaatattaaaaaataaaatagtgaaaagggatatcttaatatatatcttgatttcagaattcaataaaattatcataaatcattgcgtacggtattttaaccaaaataaaagatgaatattaaattttaaatccatatttcaaagaatgtacacaatactacacatcattcaaaattgaccttaacttcaaaacaaagttcatttgcagacacaggcagtgcagttattaatctcaatgtgacagataaagataaagcttaggattttcttcctttcctgtggaaggttaattaatcccaaaggtcaaatattgcacagccttccatgtatacaatggtaacattctcagcagttatctctctttgcccattcattcttatgcatagtaaggaatctaccccaccaccccagctccaaaccagaagtcatagagaaccaaacttagcatcaaaaaaATTTCTGCATACTGAAccaccataccaaatttgaacttgattgggcaaccataaaaaaagtaattagaaaaaaacaagaaatttgtggacggaagagtgacagacggacagacagaaggacggacagagtgattactatagggcacctgcaaatccttgcggggccctaaatatacatgtatacattgtacTACATgttaggaggagttatccatacaatgagggtaccctatatgcaatattttgccaaaaaatgactaagttcaaaagctggtatttttttcataaattcgcagaaatcaaaattctagcaatatgcacacctctaatatatgcgcaattgatctgcaaaagaacaacttcctattttgaaaactgtaggaggagttatccgtacaatgagggtacccttttggcagccgcctgcCCACCtacccgcccgcccgccattttcaccatttttatAACCGGATTTttgttggaaaacccggttaaaaatttgACTTCCCCCCTCCCAAATTGTGACCTCACCTTACCCacgaggatcatgatttgatcaaactttaatcaacactacctgaggatgcttccacaccagtttcagcttttctggccaaattgtttttgaggagattttattaagaataccaacaaatttttaatcatgTTTAATTATCTCCTCTTGTCTTATAAATAACTGGTTTAATGagtaatcaataaataaatgataaagacTGACATATAATAATCTCATTAGTGGTTACCTGTTCAGTATACCTGTACCAGGTGTAGGGAAGCCTTCC is drawn from Crassostrea angulata isolate pt1a10 chromosome 5, ASM2561291v2, whole genome shotgun sequence and contains these coding sequences:
- the LOC128183937 gene encoding uncharacterized protein LOC128183937; the encoded protein is MSEEDLTQEELQKLAKSFKELGVKPKLKSGEELKSWLISYANWAAPRTLQMDMPQDNDASSSPKETTSYTTNTPKLPFFSGDKKGETSYDLWRYEVECLIRDGVKTSAVLQSIRRSLRGNAARVLMRLGTEASIDEILQRFDSVYGIVDDNENLLSQFYSASQKENEDVSEWSCRLEDLLNKVIQNGEIVPTNTDQMLRNMFWNGLAESLKDITGHIFKECIDFDELRKAIRKVEQDKIRHKDASKKATIQQTVTSDSKMDELKAMIQKMDTKVNQMKEDIDVVRQKYQTEKPHNSRFQGQGGYFQDQQYQGNYRNRGKYYPQERRNEGEVVCYRCGQVGHIQYGCRVRLDHKRDLNSQQPASRRGR
- the LOC128183940 gene encoding uncharacterized protein LOC128183940; protein product: MKSQLNIRDSSDNSIFHTNLETEIFQWRAELRRAEYLSNPFSSNDHTSLSNKSLDKELINFSQKCKNNRQHYIQEVSNNNSVKLSLSQEPIFFTTFERTQFHSIESRTKPEIAAKIEEQIDKLLDLDFEAGEDRSVQWQRHIKNGGKKLYINFYKELLEVVESLLDVMKDEGI
- the LOC128183939 gene encoding putative protein TPRXL, whose protein sequence is MSTYATPFFEDHMQRFIHSPPSNVLSAPPCVVTTTSISSSSSVTTNCSSSNSTELISNPNRSSPSTPPILSLNAPSPQPSSSASPPPSFPSPQPTLVPPITNSKLGEKKKTADGCQPSKKRKTVAYRNKSTQTETISNKVPETCNVCLTTQERGQWVGCDRTRCGYWVHDECMGFYFSSKTVVKKTKFLCPMHR
- the LOC128183941 gene encoding uncharacterized protein LOC128183941, with protein sequence MPVCSCKQHAIFSKDEPFRIYRLSSKKFKTSVVGALVENGHLSKRSVFLCTACATYSEKNFISNEKDIEDKLVEQVIDLIKTNNISDENVIKIAEAIGSRETRKMKDDFNDNVFSQYKNVDFLTCATIDTWIADRNKVMSSFLLSLCGKQMSDLSSSEKTKIVFAIEHLYSLISSNIIMPFSFSLNLLTYYMSNSKTVCNMYSSAHPAGSYTSVLKWIEEHAATPITIPFQHDVITYFDNNQVLARNWRVRYDAKAILSYVTTVVHFFPSPTTDLQLLNKFSPRHWFYNINITEKYTSIVEFINFYENLFTSLRENFIENRINVLLQQQHPGLNCTEDIISDLLKTKKKKFSHNSRCQVDAYSFIAESHTSSPIIQMGNPISVNPCSFKSVKVVLENLKCTAGIPDHRQWSIVGCDGLPFLLSHRIIRDNPDLQDLLLQPGLGHVEINMCKAVIKLLWQIIGLDLAKLLGYRSPKALQACLDANDHHKAMQFIEILLFGTGDELLFPYMFHCSEREMDPSGKGFFAWCKEVKDPNYMFLLESIFTYVLAVYLFRAGIRRNNSNVIMASRLKFSSLYFGVSKTNYQQIELLDIIMRVCAPAEILQFIQEHESFSRKKSKFSPQLAAH